From a single Microbacterium murale genomic region:
- the sdhC gene encoding succinate dehydrogenase, cytochrome b556 subunit, translating into MSAGTRLTPSISETTSKTPRGTLYRGREGMWSWVLHRITGVAIFFFLLVHVLDTALIRVSPEAYNAVIGTYKNPIMALGEVALVGAIVFHAINGLRIILIDFWSKGARFQRQMFWGVLAVWVVLMAGFVPRHLMLAFAGFGGGH; encoded by the coding sequence GTGTCCGCAGGCACTCGCTTGACACCGTCGATTTCGGAGACCACGTCCAAGACGCCGCGCGGCACCCTCTACCGGGGTCGCGAAGGCATGTGGTCATGGGTGCTTCACCGCATCACCGGAGTCGCGATCTTCTTCTTCCTGCTCGTGCATGTGCTGGACACTGCACTCATCCGGGTCTCGCCCGAGGCGTACAACGCCGTGATCGGGACGTACAAGAATCCGATCATGGCACTGGGTGAAGTCGCGCTGGTCGGCGCCATCGTGTTCCACGCCATCAACGGGCTCCGCATCATCCTCATCGACTTCTGGTCCAAGGGCGCGCGCTTCCAGCGCCAGATGTTCTGGGGCGTCCTCGCCGTGTGGGTCGTGCTGATGGCCGGTTTCGTGCCACGCCACCTCATGCTCGCGTTCGCCGGTTTCGGAGGGGGTCACTGA
- a CDS encoding succinate dehydrogenase hydrophobic membrane anchor subunit has translation MSAQTIAAPARRRRGINLEKWGWLFMRGSGVVLIVLIFGHLFVNLMVGEGIHALDFAFIAGKFATPFWQWWDVLMLWLALLHGGNGMRTIINDYVTHEKVRKALVWAIGLAAGLLIVLGTLVVFTFDPCLGVTESSTLWDTCVAAGVVGN, from the coding sequence ATGTCCGCACAGACCATCGCCGCCCCGGCACGTCGACGTCGCGGGATCAACCTCGAGAAGTGGGGCTGGCTGTTCATGCGCGGCTCCGGCGTCGTGCTGATCGTCCTGATCTTCGGCCACCTGTTCGTCAACCTGATGGTCGGCGAGGGCATCCACGCCCTCGACTTCGCCTTCATCGCCGGCAAGTTCGCCACGCCGTTCTGGCAGTGGTGGGATGTGCTGATGCTGTGGCTCGCTCTTCTGCACGGCGGCAACGGCATGCGCACGATCATCAACGACTACGTCACGCACGAGAAGGTGCGTAAGGCTCTGGTCTGGGCGATCGGCCTCGCGGCCGGACTCCTGATCGTGCTGGGCACCCTGGTCGTCTTCACCTTCGACCCCTGCCTCGGCGTGACGGAGTCCAGCACGCTCTGGGACACCTGCGTGGCCGCAGGCGTCGTCGGGAACTGA